The stretch of DNA ACCCCATTTGATTGTTCAACATGAATGCCATCTGTGTTTGGGCTCTTGGCTGGTGCAATAATCCTCATATTTCTTACAACAACATTGTTGCATGTGTTGATTACTATGTGACTCAATTGGCTGTTGATTGAAGTAATACCACTAATCACCAGGTTATTCACCCAGTTGAATGTCATTGTCtgcaattatatatattaaaatttaaatgtatttagTCGTGTACAATCTATATTGAATATAACTATTTAtctatatgatattttaaattttcgttCAACCATttcttagatttttttaaatttattttctatgcaTTTCTTAATCTTAAACGTAAGTATTATCATTTTCacttaaaaaagtaatttaatataaattaggGTAAATACCACCtatagtcccttaacttaatttcaattaacgttttagtcatttatcttctttttttttctccaatttagtcatttattttaattttaagtgacaatttaatcttttatgttttaaaatgttaacaatgttatcctttttttacaaaaattaaaaaattcatcaaaattttcaaacaaaactcataaatttagttatattctttaatataaaataaactttatcaaatttgtagctcaaatcttcaaattaactcatatattgtcattctttatttgatgttgttagagatgaaaatatgagtttatttaaaggtttaagttatgaatttgatgaaattgcattatattgaagatgataattaattttatgggttttgtttgaaatttttgatgaatattttgaaattttgcaaaaaataaggataacattgttgacattttaagacatcaaattaaattaagggactaTAGGTGGTATTTACCCTataaattaatgtatatatattttcatcgtaacttttttataaacaaatgcTAACTATTAGTTAAATTATGTTAGTTTATGAAATAACTCAAAATCTCTATTTGAAACTCTTTCAATCTCCCTTAGTTCATCGTATGTTAACAAAGATAAGTTAACAAAATAAGTTacatttattgaattttttcaaGTTCAAACTATTCCATTTTGTCGGACTCTACTTTGTAATTACACAACAGTGAACTTCTCTTAtagataaacttttttttataatgtctaTGAATTCATAATATGATCATATCATCTTTATTCTACGATCAAGGTTAGTAACTATGTGACAATGCTTTGCTGTCACTGATTCgtgattaaaagaaaattataatcataatcacaattaaaataaaaatgcaagTTTAAAAACGTAATTAACTTACCCTCGCTCCAACCGGGCAATTCTTCCCAGATCTTCTACAATTCCAAAAACCAAGCCCTTTAGCATCCAAATTCCCACCAGAAACAACAAGATTTTCCACATGATTGAACAAAATCCAATACCCTGAATTTCCAATTGCTCTGTAATCTTCAGGAGCAACAAGAGTTCCACCGTTGAGAAATGTCACATTACTCTTGCATGGTCCTCGGAAATTTGAACCTCTTAGCAAGTATCTCCCTTTTGGCACATAAATAGTGGCAGGAATTAAACTACCACATGCTGATTTCCATGCCATTATAAATTCTTCAGTGGAATCACTTTTTCCATCTGCTTTTGCCCCAAATTTAACTACATTATAATAATTAGTAGTTGGACTTGCATTTATCATGTTAATGCATAACATTATCAATATGTACTTAGTTCCTACAATAAAATCCATCTTTCTATATTCTACTAGGTATTTTCtcccaaaacaaaataatttggaAAATACTCGAATATTCTTCACAGTTGAATAGAACTAATTAATTGATGGTAGTTGAAACCGTTAGAATGGTACAAGTATATATAGTGTTGGATAATTGTTTAATTTAGTGTTTGCTTCAATATATTGCAAAGTCAactatatgtatttatatattgtttatgAATTATTAGCCGCAAAGTCAAGATGAATGAATCTCATGTTCATGTAATTGCtttgatattatataaaattgtaaataaataaatcatttttcacaaaataagGTGATAGAAGATGAATATACATGTGAAAGCCGATTTCTTTAATTAACTTACGGAAAAATTTACCTTTTCTTAACATTAATCATACTTGAAATTGTATCAAAATATTAGTACAAAGGGATAGAGTACACTGGATATGAACAATAGAATTAGTTAATACTGTTTAAGTGTAATTAAAGCAATAAATGAATGTATATGAACTAATAGAgaacaaatttatttgattttgttcgATTTGGACctagaaaaatcaattttattaattggaTTTGATATTCCGATAATTGACTTCAAGAGAAGTCACTAAAGCAAGGACTTTAAGcttaaataaaatgtttacCTCATAAACTAGAAAATGTCTCcaaattaaatagtttattattatattattaattatgttacaAATTTATATGTTAGATCAATTGATAAAATGCAAGGTAGTGAATCTTTTGTCTATGCTTCAAATtcagatattattattattattattattattattattattattattattattattatttaattattattacaatttaatggatatatattaaaacaattttgatagataaattaaaattttatttgtatgttttaaaaatcaaaatgatgtgtacattaaattttatttgtaatatacTATtacatgaaaaatgaaaaatcaataaattttttatttaattttgtaagatcaataatattttacattaaattttgaaaatagttaCATattactgtaaaaaaaaaaagtctcgttaaaaatatcattaattaacaCTAATTAACACACATGAAATGAGGATGAGCAAAGAAGAGGTAGAGGAAAAATTGGCGAAAGAATTGCGAAGTCGTAGCAAATGACCGTACTAGTACGTATTCGTCCACATGACGTGTAGTTTGCTATTGGTGTGCGCAGTCAAGTTGCTTATGCCACAAAATTTGAATGTTTATGGAGAATATACTACTCCCTCTTTTtagcaaaatattattttctcattttctttaTCATTTAGAAAATTGTGGCGTTTACATTTTTTACATAtacattaaagaaaaaaaattgtcattttactcattttttttaatcatcgGTTGGTTTTCTACTTTCATAATTGTAAGATGAAGTTGATgctttgaaaaatataaataagatcgtatcaaatattttttaagtcatttgtctaatttaaaaattggatccataataaaaaaaacactaaaaataaaaaataacatttgtttatttaaatatatataacataaaaaatagcatcaataacattgaaaattcgattctatatttttattttgttcctAAAATTTGTTTATGTCTCTCAATTATggccttttattttttatttttgtgccTTATAGTACATGTGaaatattattgtttaatagttcttataaaaaaacagaaaaaatattTGGGACTTTTGCAATTGGGTTGCTTGCATAAGCCCATTGTCAGCCATGCATAGAGTAATAATTGGATGATAGAACTAAAACATATTAGTTACATTGAAAATTGTAAACAACACTCATCTTAAAAGAACTTTTATTTAACTACAGTGATGTTCTCAATGAAATGGAGGGagtataattatttctttacctaatattattattatacattaattataatgtGTTTAATACAatcaagaatataaaaaaaaatatgaaagtgaTGCAATGATGTGATTTCTCAGCCGAAGTACAATTTTGTACACTTCGTATTAACATGACAAACTATCATGAATTTTAAAGTTGATTTGTTGCTTTGACATTTGCGAAAACATTTTCATTTAAGGTGTTAGTTTAGTGGTAAGAGTTAGCCTTGTTTCCTCGAGATATTGAGTTCAAATTCCATcgtagataaatataaaattgatcattagTATTCTTTCGGTTAATAAAAATTTCTCCCTTTTTccaattcttttttatataaaattgtgatcGAGAGCGTTTAACTTCTTCTAAAATATTCCATACTATTATTCTATCCTGTAATAATTAAAACCATGATGAAATTTGAATTGATCCACCAAAGCAGACGTTGGTCCAAAGGTATGATTCATAAGACAATCCAAGATTGTTCATCAAAGGTATATAAATAAAAGCTTGTGATCAGATGATGCCTTAAGAAGGTCATTAGAAGATCTACATAATTTGTTTGTAGTTGAAAAATCAGGAGGGTTTGGGGCCTCATAAGAACCTCTAAAAAACTCACTTGAAAAAGAGATACATAGACGAAAGAGTACCCTTCATCGCCTAAGTAAATTAACATGCTTGAAATTAGCAAAATGCAAATGTTTGAGGCAATGTGGTACCTCTGTTGTCCCACCCTATCAGATTCCATAATGAATATTTAGTCAAACTACACTAAAACATTTTGGTGGTAatagaatattaaattttataatttttacaacGACACTTAAAAATCATTCTCGTTATTAGTTGATATATTTACGCAACATATAAGTAGCCAACAcctttcttaaaataaaaaaccgtTGACATTGTcccaaatatttcattttaccGCACTTCAGCAACTTCTCTCGCAAAACTGAAGAGGGAAACTAACAGAAGTATAAGACAATGCCAAAGATAAATTACAATTTAATGAATCTAGTTATTAAATTAACACGAACCAAAGAGTAATACAAGtaatatacattttattaataCAAATGAAGAACATCCATTACATATTCCATGGCAGGATGATTTAGCACCTTTTAGTACATTAAATTGTCTCTTTGTGCTATTAACCtagtagaaaaaaatataagtaccTTTTTCTTCAAGTTGTAAAATCTCATTAATAGGAACTCCATCACCTAGTAGTAAGAGGCAACACTTTACCATCTACGACTACAATCATAAGATGCATATAGGCCACTCACTCAAAGGATGGAGAAAAGACATACATCTGTAATGTAGTTATATACTTAGTAATTCTATTCAATCCTAAAATGTAAGCAAAAATTAGTCGacaaaatgtaaaaatatttaatttaaaatttgaactaaatatatctattttatttaaccagattttattatatttttggacGGAAGGAGTACATAGTCCTTAGCATTCCCCTATAATATTCAAATCCACCATGCTAAAAAGGCTATAGCCTTCATACAATCATGCTATAATGCAGTATTATAGTAAGGTTAGACACAATATTATACCTTCCTAATGCAGCAAATTATGCACCCATATCCTCAATAATCAATCTCCTTCTCCTTATGTCAATAAATTCATTGTAGTATCATAAAGCATTTGCAAACCTTAAACTATTTGCACCTCTTAATCATACTTTGGAAGCACACCTGATGAGCacttcaattaaatatttatgcttcaagaaaaagaaaaatcgaTATTCGTGTAGAATGGACAATTCACTTCCTTATGTATATAGAactaatacaataaaataaaaaatttaaaacaagaataaaaattaaatttaataaaatcttGGGTATTTTCTACTCAAAATTAGAACAGGAAGTGTTTAACTGTTTTGTGATGAAAAAACAACTATAATGGAAGAAAGAAAATAACTTGCAAATACGAATGGACGCTAAAACTGAAATATTATAATGACAATAAATGAATATACAAACAATGGTTTTGTATTTGCTGAAATCGTGCAACTTATTATTCTAAGGATGACAAACTATTGACTTGAACAAATGATGTTGAGATGTTGACTTCTTTAAAGTTCACTGATAAGACATTTGACTTAAAAAAGTTGACATTGTGTACCAGAGTGCTGACTTTGACAAAATGTTGACTTCATGCGTTGACGAGACAGTCAAATGATTTTTTAGAATTATCGAACACAAAATAATCAGAGCGAATTTGTATTGTCAGATTCATCAAAGGCATTAAGAGCGCATTGATTAGAGTCTAACACAActttaacatatttttcaaaGCATTGCTTTGATTTCTTCTTTTATCTTCTTTATTCATTAGAGAATGCAACATAGATTCTATaaaacttttaacaaaatatttgcaCACTTAAACAATTTCATTATGACAACTAATTGCTCTcaccaaataatttttattatcatcaaaataatcaACGGTCATTGTTTTTCAAATCAACTTGATTTTACTATGAGGAACATTGGAAAATTTCTCACAGCTTTCTGAACTCTACAAAAACATCAACATATCCATCCTCTAAAGAAGAGTCCATTGCAACGTTTAAAGCCCTCATTATGGTGTCCCATAGTTCTTTCAATTTGACCTATTTTGCAATCACATCGACATCTTTGATAGTTTTTATATTGACATCTGAGTTACAtctagttttgaattttttggaaATATGATACTGACACAATAAAGTAGTAGAGGACATAAACTTTTTTGCAGCAGTATTCATCAATGTAGTATCTCTATCAATGATAATTACTTAGAGAATATTGTCTCAAGAATTCAAAAAATTACGACACAACGACATTTTCAAACTTGATAAAAGTAAACCCAACTGAATATGTCACATCTCTATTGAAGTTACACAAATGATCTCAAACAACGACACTCGGTACTGATTTATCTTATAAGTTGAATCCATTAATAATACGGAGAAAAACGTGTTAAACATTTTGATTGATTCATAATGGGTTCAAAAAATATCTTGGATTTTGTTTCAAACTTATCAATTATTCTATATTTGTATACATATTTGTGATCATCCAAGTATTTCAACAAATGTGGCATTTATCATCTCAGATCCCTTATAGTCTTCGTGTATCTTTAACATGCATTATAAACTTTCTTCGTTGCAGTCacactttcattttttatatctttcaaAGTCATTAGGATATCTTTTGGTAGGACCATATTCCTTATCATCtcaccaataagttcattatcTTCGGTATTTAAACCACCAATAACAAGATGACCTTAATTCTAACTCTGGGTCCATCTTATTGTTATGTTTTAGTGACATGACACTAATATTTCATTCTTTGGCTTTCAAGAAATAACTACTTATTGTTATGTTTTAGTGACATGTCACTAATATTGCACTCTTTGGCTTTCAAGAAATAACTATGCAACCTAAATGAACATTTTTCTAGATCTTGTGTCTTTGcgttttaacttctttttagtTCCTTTGTACACACCAGACCTTTTgcaaccaaataaaaaaatttattttcttcgaTTCTGCTGTAGGCTCAATTAGAACTACAAACATACCATGTAATTccacacaaagattaaaacaaacaaaGTATTTAAGTGTAGTGTAC from Cicer arietinum cultivar CDC Frontier isolate Library 1 chromosome 3, Cicar.CDCFrontier_v2.0, whole genome shotgun sequence encodes:
- the LOC101504574 gene encoding polygalacturonase-like is translated as MDFIVGTKYILIMLCINMINASPTTNYYNVVKFGAKADGKSDSTEEFIMAWKSACGSLIPATIYVPKGRYLLRGSNFRGPCKSNVTFLNGGTLVAPEDYRAIGNSGYWILFNHVENLVVSGGNLDAKGLGFWNCRRSGKNCPVGARTMTFNWVNNLVISGITSINSQLSHIVINTCNNVVVRNMRIIAPAKSPNTDGIHVEQSNGVTINGCTIKTGDDCISIGEATYNLFMSNIKCGPGHGVSIGSLGKTMDEKGVENVTLTNAIFSGSDNGVRIKSWARPSNGFVRNVLFQNILMNNVENPIIIDQNYCPNNQGCPGQTSGIKISEITYKNIHGSSATAEAVTFDCSPSTPCDGIKLEDINLNYNNKAATSSCKNIVGTSNGTLVPESCLST